CCCTGGGCAACGTGCTGGCCTTGGGCCCGTCCAGTGACAGTCGGGTAGGCCTGGTCGGGCGGCCCCTGGTCTGCACGGCCGTGTCCACTCGGCGAGGCAGCTGGTGCTGCTGCGCTGCCTGGTGGGGGTGGCCGCCCTCCTGGCCCCCTCCCAGGCTGTCGCTGCTGGTGGACGAGGAGGAGTCTTCGGCTGCCGCCGCGTAGAGAAGGCGGCCGGAGCTGACCGAGAGGCGCAAGTGATGGTGGCCGCCGTCCTCGGCCTCGCCCCGCCGCTGGGTGTGCTTGAAGGAGCGGGGCAAGGAGAAGTAGGAATAGACGGGCTTGTGGTGCGGGTCGCCGGGCCCGCAGTAGCAGTCCGAGGGGCTGCCGGTGGCGGAGTCCCCCGCCGGGGACATGTTGATGTAGTCGCCGCCGCCGGGTAACAGCTTCCCGTCGTTGCTCTCTCCGGGGAGCttcgggtggtggtggtggtggtgatggtggtggtggtgatgggggtggtggtggtttcCGCCCCCGTTCAGCCACAGCTTCCCgtagccgccgccgcccccggcgccgccgccgccgccggacccgCCGCCCCCGTCGGGCGAACAGCTGCCGCTCGGGGACATCATCATGTAGCCGTTGGGGTCCACCCGCTGGGCGTGACGCCTGCCGGGGTTGACGATCTGCTGCGGGGCCGACACGCTCTTGGGGCTCATGGGCATGTAATCCCCGCCCCCTCTGCGGCCACCGGGCACCGGGGCCACCCCGGGGGACATGGGCATGTAGCCGTCGTCCGTGtggggccccggggggtgggCCCGGTGGGGGTGGTGGCTGCCGCCGCGTGCCTCCGGAGGGTGCGCCTCCAGACCCCCTTCGGGGTAGGAACGGGTGGGCACGAAGGCCGAGTGGCGGTGAGAGGGCAgccggccccccgggccggcccccgggcAGGAGGGCACCATCTCGATGTACTCCTCGATGGAGGCCACGGAGGACTGAGAGGGCGTCTTCTGGTGGCAGATGGTCGGGGACGTGCCCGCCGAGTGAGTCCTCTTCCGGAAACCCTTCTCCGAGTCGCCGGCGTCgtcgcccgcccggcccggcgccggccCGGAGGGGCAgcggaggccgccgccgccgcccccccggggcgGGACGTGGTGGCCGTTGGGGGCCGTCGGGCCGGGCGCGGCCTTGCCCCCCATGCAGATGTAGttgcccagctcctcctccccccgggccgggggggtgtGGCCGAGGGAATCCGGGGTGACGCTGCGGAAGGAGCTGCGGAAGTCGCAGGGGCTGGAGCCGTACTCGTCGGAGGAGATGAAGCCCCCGTCGCTGGGGGAGCCCGACACCGAGGCGCTGGACCTCCGCGGGTAGAGGCAGTCCGAGGTGGAGCCGTGGCCGCTGGTGCTGCTGGACGACAGGCTGACGGGGCTCGTGGCCGAGGGAGAGCAGCGCGACGAGGGCATGGGGATGGAACGGCTGTGGTTGAGGGGCGGGTGCAGGCGGGAACCGCCCCGGTGCCGGTGCGAGTGAGTCCGGTTGGCGCTGGGGCTCACGGGGCTCCCGTCCACCGAGGCCGGGCGCGACATGGTGCCCTCGCCGTCGCTGGAGGCGCGGACGCGGAAAGAGTtgggcctggccccggccccgccggcgggCGACGTGGCCGTGACGCTCTCGGTGCGGGAGCGACGGCTGAGCCCCACCTGGCTGGGCGGGGGGTTGCCCAGGTGGTGGCGGCGCAGGGGCACCGAGATGGGGTTGGAGCAGTTGGACGACGACTGGCTCTTGCTGCGGGGCCGGAACTCTTCGCTCATGGCCCGCATGGCCTCCAGGATGGTCTCGTGCATGTTCTGGGCCACCACCGAGTCATCCACCTGCATCCAGAACTCCCCCGGGCCGGTCACGGCCGAGCGCCCCACCTCGATGAAGAAGAAGTTCTCCGAGTGGCCGCAGCGTCGGATGTTCATCAGCTGCAGGACCACGGCCGCCGCCTCCGAGTTGAGCTTGACGAAGCTGATGGTCTTGTCGGTCAGGCACAGCCGGTAGATGCCGACGAGGTTCTTGGTCTGGCCCAGGCCCTTGGGCTTGAGGATCACCTGCCAGACCTCTCTGAAGGCCGGTCCCGGGGCCGCCTCCCCGTAGCCGccgtcctccccggcctcccccggccccaggctCCCGGTgcagccgccggccccgccgcccgccccgaagGCGGCGGAGGCCGTTTCGTGGTGAGGCGGGTGGTGGTGGCCCTTGGCCCGGTTGTGCAGCTGCAGCAGGGCCTGGTACCAACTCTCCTGCTCCGACTCGCTGTCGGCGGCGACGGCGAAGTGCTCGTCCCGGGTGTAGAGGGCCACCAGGTGCTTGTTCTTGGAGTCGGCCCGCTTGTTGATGTTGAAGCAGCTCTCCAGGGGGATGGAGCGCTTGGGGGCCCCGGACTtgtgcctccacttcttctcgtTCTCGTAGTACTCCAGCCGGGCCGGGCCTCCGGCCTCGCTGGCCGCCCGCAGCACGAAGAAGCGTTTGTGCATGCTCTTGGGTTTGCGCAGGTAACCCACCTTCCGCACGTCGGAGAAGAAGCCGTCGCTCTCCGGAGGGCTGGCCatgctgccgccgccgctgctgcggACGCCCTTGGCGCAAAGGCTGCGGCTGCCGCTGCAGCGGATGCCGTGGCtgctcgctgctgctgctgctgcaaatgctgctgctgctgctgctgttgcaaaTGTTGCAGATGGTGCTGCAaacgttgctgctgctgctgctgctgctgcaaacgTTGCAGATGCTGCTGCAAACGTTGCAGATGCTGCGGCGGATGCTGCCCGACGCTGCAGCCGCAAGTGCTGTGGTCAGTGCTGCAGCCGCAAGGGTCGTTGCCGCTCAAAGCCGCAGCTGCCGCTGCAAATGCTGTTGCCGCTcggtgctgctgcagctgctaatGCTGTCGCTGCGGTGCCGCCGACACAGCCGCtcggcggggacggggagagggaggaaaaacgaGCAGCCCCAAGGACGAgacgcccccccctcctcccggaccACGACACATGCAAACCGGGGAGCCAAGGGGGGGCCGCCAAAAGCCCCCGTCGCCTCTAGttctccgccctcccctcccaactcGGCCCCGGGGGGGACGGGCCGAGGAGGGCGAGCCTCGTCGGTGGGGAAAAAGGCCCGGGAGCTGAGTTCAAGGGGGTCCCGCGtcccgggggcggccggcgggtCGATCGGTGCGGGGCCAAGCGTCTtcagccccggccgccgccgagaAGCGAAGCCTCATCTTTCATCGCATGGCTCGGATTCCtgcacagggaggaggaggaggagaaggaggaggggaagagtccCCGCTTcctcccttttatttttttttcgcTCCCTCCCGTACAGTCCTGCCGCGCTTCTCCCGACCTTCCCCTTCTGGAATCCCGGAGATTCCCGGCAGGGCGGAGGATGGGGGCCGGGAGCGGCTCAGCCCCCCATCCCGCTGCGgccggagggaagaggggaggcttttcccttcgcttctccggctCCTGCTGGCGGAGAGGTgggaggccggggagccggggcgtTTTtgaggccgggccgccccccgccctgcgaggggcagggaggaggagaaagaggaggaggaggaggaggaggaggagcaggagcagggcgaGCCGGCCGTTTGGCTCCGAGCAGGGCCGGCACGTGAtggagcccccggccccggccccgctgctACATTCCGATCGACGCTGCGGCCCGCAACCGCCCCCGGGACCGccccgcctcccaagcccaaCCAGCGCCGCCCGCcaccgccccacctccctcccgaaGCCTCGGGggaagctctcactgtgtgcaaagcgctctgCCCATGGCTCCCACTGCCCGGGCCGaccctggcctccctccccaaGCCTCGGGGGAGCTCCCGCTGTGTGCGCGGCGCTCCGACTGCAcggggcgggcccggcctccgTCCCAACGTCTGCAGGCAGGCGTCTTCCACCCCGACCCCGGagggactgtcagccccttgttgggcggggatggtccctgttgcccaattgtaataataatggtggtatttgttaagcgcttaccatgtgcggggcactggactaagcgcttggaatgtgcagtgcGGCCCGAGCTCCCTCTCAGTGTCTGCAGGCGGGGCCTTCCACCCCGACCCCGGACCGACTGTCAGcctcttattgggcagggatggtccctgttgcccaattgtaataataatggtggtatttgttaagcgcttaccatgtgcggggcactggactaagcgcttggaatgtgcagtgcGGCCCGAGCTCCCTCTCAGTGTCTGCAGGCGGGGCCTTCCACCCCGACCCCGGACCGACTGTCAGcctcttattgggcagggatggtccctgttgcccaattgtaataataatggtggtatttgttaagcgcttaccatgtgcggggcactggactaagcgcttggaatgtacagtgcggCCCGAGCTCCCTCTCAGTGTCTGCAGGCGGGGCCTTCCACCCCGACCCCGGACCGACTGtcagccccttattgggcagggatggtctctatctgttgccccagaaacataatcataatgatggtatttgttaagcgcttaccatgtgcggggcactggactaagcgcttggaatgtacagtgcggCCCGAACTCCATCCCACCGTCTGCAAGAGGAGCCGTCCACCCCAACCCCATACAGACTGccagccccttattgggcaggcatggtctccatctgttgcccaattgtaattataatgggggtatttgttaagcgcttactatgtgcaaagcactgttctaagcactggggggatacaaggtgatgatgatggtaagcccttgccactgagccacgctgcttccctacattccaagtgcttagcacagtgctctgcacagagtcagcgctcactcagtaggattgaatgaacggcAGTCACGCCCCCCACCCTTGCACCTTGGGGAAGGACCGGCTCGAGGCGGTGACCCTGAAGGACGAGGTTCGGAAGGGGGGTTTTCCCGATCCCAGATCTTGTCTGTTTGGGAGGCCGAGCGGGAACATCggaagaagccgcgtggctcagtggaaagagtccgcgcttgggagtctgaggtcatgggtttgaatcctgactctgccacttgtcagctgtgtgactgtgggcaagtcacttcacttctctgggcctccgttccctcatctgtaaaatggggatgaagactgtgagcctcacatgagacaacctgactaccctatatctcccccagcgcttagaacagtgctctgcacatagtaagcgcttaaccaataccaacattattattattattattattattatctcccaggaATGCCGGCTGGGGAGGCCGGGAAGCAGCCCGGTGCCGAGGCATGGGCCGCCGCCAGTTCAATcgattggggaaaagagggtggctctacattcattcacccacgcaatcatatctactgagtgctccctgtgtgcactGGGTTCCTTcactcatgcaatcgtatttattgagcgcttattgtatgcagagcattcattcgctcattcagtcgaatttattcatttcattcattcaacagtatttattgagcgcttaccatgtgcagaacactgtactaagcgcttggaatgtacaattcaattattgagcgctcactgtgtgcagagcattccttcaatcatgcaatcgtatttattgagcactccctgtgtgcagagcattcattcactcatgcattcgtatttcttgggcacttactgtgtgcattcactcattcagtcgtatgtattgaacgcttactgtgtgtagagcattcattcactcattcaatcgtatttattgagcactccctgtgtgcagagcattcattcatgcaatcgtatttattgagcgctcactgcgtgcagagcattgattcattcaatcatatcgattgagcgctcatgtgtgcagagcattcattcatgcaatcgtatttattgagcgctcactgtgcagaacatttattcattcagtcgtattaattgagcccttactgtgtgcagagcactgtactaagcacttggaaagtacaattcggcaacagatagagacaatccctacccaacaaagggctcacagtctagaaggagagagacacaaCAGGTagaaacagcagcgtggctcagtggcaagagcccgggcttgggagtcagagatcgtgggttctaatcccgactctgccgcttgtcagctgtgggactttgggcaagtcacttgacttctctgggcctcagttgccccatctgtagagtggggattgggactgtgagagccacgtgggacaacctgacaaccttatatctcatagcgcttggaacagtgcttggcacatggtaagcacttaaataccataattatattattattattacaaggtaatcaggtggtcccacgaggggctcacagtcttcatccccattggacacgtgcggtcactgaggcacagagaagttaagtggtttgaccaaagtcacacagcagacaagtggcggaggtgggattagaacccatgacctttgactcccaagactgggctcttgccactaagctatactTGGTGataccctcgactcatctctgccattcaacccacatattcaacctgtcaccccGCAGGGCTCCATCCCAGCAACGTAGTGCACCCCCAAAAAGATGCCCCCCCCAAGTTATAATCACGTTGGCAGccgtttctcttttgcctccttggctCAGTACATCAATGTCaatgcagcttggctcagtggcaagagccccggcttgggagtcagaggtcatgggttcgaattctgcctccgacatgtgtcagctgtgtgactgtgggcaagtcacttaacttctctgtgcctcaattacctcatctggaaaatggggatgaagactgtgagccccatgtgggacaacctgattaccttgtgtttaccagagcttagaacagtgctcggcacatagtaataataatcatcatggtgctgagcactgttctaagcgctggggtagatacagggtaatcagactgtcccacatggggctcacagttaatccccatttttacggatgagggaactgaggcacagagaagttaagtgacttgcccaaggtcacacaaagtaagcgcttagcaaataccatcagtaatagagaagcagtatggcttagtggcaagagcccgggcttgggagtcagaggtcatgggttctaatccctgctctgccgcttgtcagctgtgtgaccttgggcaagtcgtttcgcttctctatgcctcagttacctcatctgtaaaatagggatgaagactgtgagccttgtgtggaactcttgattattttgtatctaccccagtgcttagaacaggaaaAAGAGGAGTTTGGCCTTCTTTGACCCTTCTCCTTGGTTTGTAAAGGGATCCTACCAGGATAACACCAGCCTGTAAAAGGTTTATTGAGAttatttttgggggggtgggggaggtaagaAGCaggattgattaccttgtatcaaccccagcgcttagaacagtgcttggcacatagtaaactcttaacaaataccataattattattatccggtcCCTAAACTCTGCCTAAACTCTGCTAAACTCCCCCTTCTCAGAAGGGGATGCCCCCCAACCAAACctcaggtggggg
This sequence is a window from Ornithorhynchus anatinus isolate Pmale09 chromosome 7, mOrnAna1.pri.v4, whole genome shotgun sequence. Protein-coding genes within it:
- the IRS1 gene encoding insulin receptor substrate 1 — protein: MASPPESDGFFSDVRKVGYLRKPKSMHKRFFVLRAASEAGGPARLEYYENEKKWRHKSGAPKRSIPLESCFNINKRADSKNKHLVALYTRDEHFAVAADSESEQESWYQALLQLHNRAKGHHHPPHHETASAAFGAGGGAGGCTGSLGPGEAGEDGGYGEAAPGPAFREVWQVILKPKGLGQTKNLVGIYRLCLTDKTISFVKLNSEAAAVVLQLMNIRRCGHSENFFFIEVGRSAVTGPGEFWMQVDDSVVAQNMHETILEAMRAMSEEFRPRSKSQSSSNCSNPISVPLRRHHLGNPPPSQVGLSRRSRTESVTATSPAGGAGARPNSFRVRASSDGEGTMSRPASVDGSPVSPSANRTHSHRHRGGSRLHPPLNHSRSIPMPSSRCSPSATSPVSLSSSSTSGHGSTSDCLYPRRSSASVSGSPSDGGFISSDEYGSSPCDFRSSFRSVTPDSLGHTPPARGEEELGNYICMGGKAAPGPTAPNGHHVPPRGGGGGGLRCPSGPAPGRAGDDAGDSEKGFRKRTHSAGTSPTICHQKTPSQSSVASIEEYIEMVPSCPGAGPGGRLPSHRHSAFVPTRSYPEGGLEAHPPEARGGSHHPHRAHPPGPHTDDGYMPMSPGVAPVPGGRRGGGDYMPMSPKSVSAPQQIVNPGRRHAQRVDPNGYMMMSPSGSCSPDGGGGSGGGGGAGGGGGYGKLWLNGGGNHHHPHHHHHHHHHHHHPKLPGESNDGKLLPGGGDYINMSPAGDSATGSPSDCYCGPGDPHHKPVYSYFSLPRSFKHTQRRGEAEDGGHHHLRLSVSSGRLLYAAAAEDSSSSTSSDSLGGGQEGGHPHQAAQQHQLPRRVDTAVQTRGRPTRPTRLSLDGPKASTLPRAREQQQPPLLPPEPKSPGEYVNIEFVGDPPGFSRGSAVSLCSPAVRCQPQLHPAPREEEANSEEYMNMDLGPPRQPVRPEGRAAKPGRGGALPTGTGTGGVGRPGRAMAGGRDYVAMHVGGPCPGWAETPPAVLLGYPDSRAGCPVETSSPPRSTSEAPSSSAASPSSSPQHRGQAELAGHAALLGGPQGPGAMSAFTRISLSPGRNQSAKVIRADPQGCRRRHSSETFSSASSAARGNGLAPAYAGGAGGGAAGGGGEDVKRHSSASFENVWLKPGELGGPPTRREPPQPCAGGGLENGLNYIDLDLAKDFNHRPQECLPGLQPPPPRQPCGSGSSRSSEDLSAYASISFQKPPEDLQ